Genomic window (Enoplosus armatus isolate fEnoArm2 chromosome 22, fEnoArm2.hap1, whole genome shotgun sequence):
AGCAGCCTGAAGAGGAAGGTCTCTGGCCTGGCGCAAACGCAGCAGGCCAGGCAGCACACTCTCCTAAAGGTCACAATTATACACAAATTTACTAACTGCTAAAATGTCCCACTTACTGTGTAACGCATCTGACATTAAATTATAGGAtatgtagaaaatgttttttgatacATACTAACCTTGATAGCTACACCTCGTGTCTCAGGGAACTCCAGAAGGTGACAGCTGAGCTCCTCCACACGACTGGTGAGGAGCTTGACATCAGTGACCCTCTGCAAGCCTTTCACCAGGGCTCTGGTCCTGTTGTCTACACTCACCCTGGCTATTATCTGCATGACAAATACACACCATGTACAAAACATTAGGACCATTTGATAAATATCAGGCCTCCAACacactttactttgaaaatgtccaTACTTTTTCAAGGCCTTTTTTGTTAGTTTGGTCTATGTTGAAACGTAACAACCTAGCAATAACTTCATGTCATACCGAATGAAATCATTGAACCACCAACAGTTAAAAATTTCAAATTATCCACCACATTTTGacaacactgatgtttttgCCATGTTGATTTTTGAAGCATTCAAGGTTCATTAGAGCCACATGAAGCACCTTACCTTCTCTCTTTGactcaacagctgctgcttcactttATCCGctttctcctcttcactctctgtcttttctgctgCCTTGTCCACAGTGGGCACTTCTACAGCGACTGctgaaaacttttctttttcagctgcAACACTTTTGGAATCACCTCTGAATTTGGGGACCAGGGGTGCGATGTAGCTACCGACAAACGCCTGAACGCTGGGCCGAGGGTAGGAGAGATAGTGGGTGAAGCCTTTTTTAGGGGAGGTAGCAGGCGCAGGGATGGACTGAGGTGCACTTTCAGCTGCAGGGATGTCAGAAGAAGGTGTCCCTACTGGAGGATTGATATTTtctgatggagatggaggaggagggggaggagaggtaGTGGGTGCTTCAATTCTTTTAGCCTCTGCCACTGGAGACAAAATAGGAATGTGGTCCCCAGTTGTCCGAGGAACAGTGCTGAGAATGGGCTCAGAAACAGGATCATCccctcctctgtgctgctgcggTGGCCTGTCTCCTTCCTCTTGTGTGCTGGTGCCAAAGTAACTATTGATGTGCAGAGCCAGAGTTTTGTAGGTCTCATCCATGTTGGTGGACAGAGCAGCTGGGTGAAACAGCTGCAtagtttgttttgccacagtCGAAGAAGAGCCCGGTGCAGACACATTCGCTGCTGAAGCAAAATTGGATGTGGACTTCTTTGTTGCAACAAAAGGCTTTTCTGCAAGTTGCTGTCGTTGCTTGTCCaactcttcctctgctgtgttcCTCTCGCCTTCTTCTTCAACTTCTTTCATGGTGGTTTCGTGTGGTGAGGCAGTTGCTGTGTTGTTAGAGTTTATAGTCTCGGCTTTGACCAGAACTTTTTCTGCATGGGTGCTGTCAACGGCAGCGCTGCCAGGCTTGAGGCGGGAGAACTTGGCAATGAGGTCTGTGCTGCCTACTGCCTTGGTGACGCTGTCAAGTGTGGTCCTGATTCGCGACATGCGTTTGCTGGCTCACTTGGAACGGCAGTGGAGAACTTTAAGATGATCAGGCAAATGGATAACGCTTAATGTCTGTGTAAAATGACGCAGCATTCTGGCAGACTATCTGCCATCGGCTACAGTGGTTTTAGTAGAAATTTCATTTTGGAGGGAAATTCGCAATGTTGGAATTTTACAGCTCCAATGTTTCCTGGGATAAAAGGGACAGACAgcacaaattattttaaaaaacacatattcatAGAAGCCAACATACATTacactgcaaatgaaaaatgggCCAACAGAGGGCTCCATTTGACACCCTACCCATTCTGGTAGCCATGgaaactgcaacaaaaacagatgCGGACAAGAGGTTCCCAGATGCCCTGTATGCTGTTCTATCTTACATAAACAAGATGGAAGAGGGCCAACATTCACTGAATCTGAATTTCACAGCAGAGTCAGCTCAACTTGTGAAAACTTTGCTGGAGAGACACCGCCACACCGTCACGAAGCAGCAGGTGGATAACTCTCCTGACTGCTAGATGAGGAATATCAACTGGGTTGTTAGCAAAGACTTTACGGTAGAAGTGGGGAAAAAGCAGATTGGGGAGTATATTCAAACCTGGGAGATGCAGCCCTGCTGGCTTTACAGTCTAGACTTCCTCTACTCAACCGAGGAGGAGTATCACATCTTCTACCACTACCGGGCCCGCTTTAGTACCCCGACGTCGCGGAAGCCGATTCAGGGGACAGCTGGAGTCTACTTTATTGTGGACATATCTAAAGTTAAACCCCAAACTCTGCCCGCGGAGGTGCTCTTCGTAGTAGAGTCAAACAGGCTGGTACACACACCCGGGAGGACCAGGTTCAAAGAGAAGTGGCTGGCGGACGTTATTGAGAGCAAGACTTTACTCCGAAGAGCGTTGGACCTTTGAACCAACACCGCCGAACCACCCAGAaggacacattttcttttcgATGTGTATCAATCctcttgaaaataaaatgaagtatcttagtatattatattaaatatgaaaacgAACCCTCCGACAGTAAACATTAACCGTtgtagctagcgttagctgccAGTCTATATTCTCTAGGTCTGACTACGTTTTGTTGGACcttactgtaactgtaatgttAACCGTTAGCTAAACTGGGTGTAACgttaaagcaaaaacaaacctaTTCAACACAACggggctgtttgtgtttgttaatatGCTTAAACACCCCATGACCATGACGTTTGAAacctagcttagcttagcagacAGCAAATGCAATGAGCACACTGGAAAAGCGTTCGCTACATTAGCCACTGCTAACCTAAACGTTAGCTAATGTAGTAGTAGTTAGCTACAGTGTCAGTTTGTCGAATTTTACGCAATgccacaaaataaacaaactgtctTGTTCTTACCATGCGAAACGAAGACTGTTAAATATTTTGCCGAAATATTTCATTCACTGTGGTGCTGGTACAATATATGTATGGGTGctggttaaaaaaataaacaggaagaagagaggaggtgacgTAGTGCCCTGGGTTTTGGGCCGTGTACAGTGcaatgctttatttatttgtaccACCAGATGTCGACAAAACATTCTtggaataaaaagaacaaatattttcatttaaaaaaaacggagtaattacaataattattacaataaaaatacattgaCAGTGAGGGTTGATACTCTTATTGTACTGTCGGTATGGTCTGAGAGTTCACTCTTTCAGCACCATGGAAAGCAACATCTAATCCAGTTGTCACAGTGAGATGAGTGTTGTGCTGACAGCAATGCATTACAGCTTCATAAAACATGTTAGATTATCCCTGACCATTTGTGTCTTATCTGTAATCAATAATTCAACATGGTTAGACTTCAAACTGAGAGACGGCAATCATCTGTTCACTTGGGTAGTGGTTTTTGACATATAGAAAGATTAACATCTCATGTTGAGATAAAATGCTAATAATATGCTACTTTGAAAGGAAATGTATTATAGTTAATGAAATCCATGTAACTTCAATTAATTACCCATGCAATGCACAatcaactgtctctctctctctctctttctcaattagcatgcacacatacacaaaacacacacaattgtgACCCCCAAGTGTTCATAATGCAATGAGCCAATGCACCgctttatttaaaacaattgTTTTCAACAATCCACCTGCTGAGCGTCTTGCAGTCAAGATGAAACGGTGAATCAAAGTCAGCAAGAGTTGCTTTATAACATCACCTAGCTTAGTGTGGGCCTGATTTACGCTTTTATTTCATTGCTTGGAGAGCCGTGGGTTGGTTGGCTTTGTGACAATGGCTGGTAATGATTATAATATGTTCTCCATCTGAAGCATCCAGGCAGATGGCTGCCGTGGTAAAGGTTAACACATGTGGGGGTGCCTTTTCAAAAGGATTTCGTTCACAGGGACAGGAATGAAACACCTATTTGTGTAAAGCAACTCAGTTGAAAATAATTTCTTTTGAGAGGCATGGTGGTGGCCATCTGGAAAGGTTATTATAATTAGCAATGATTACTAGTCTCACTAGTAATGGTGGTCATCAGTAATGGTGCGTGCGTAGAGAGTAGAATGGTACCCAGGTCAGAGTAAGGTGGAAAGAAAAACGTATCAGAGTCCAACAGTGCAACAAATTACTGATGCCATTGCACACTATCATAATTATTTATAGTATCATACAGGCACAGCATAatggaataaacaaataaaacatcagaataGCATTCTACTATTGCCATGGCTTTGGAAGACCCCAAACGTCAGTAACCAGCGGCTCTATAAGATAATGTAGTAGTGTTGTAAAGGAGTTGTGTTGCATTATAGGAAATAATAGACGTCAGGATAACTTGGCCTCTTCTGCTTcaaaagtgcaatactaaataaATGGAATACCCCATTAATTCATATTTCACGCTGCAAGTTCAGCTGCAAATACAACTGTTATTTGTGTTGCTTGACAGCCTTCGACTCATATTCCAGCCGGTTTGGTTGACTGAATGTTTAACAAGATTTTTAGCCATCAAGGTTCAAGCTGTCgaggtttctgtgtttgtagaGCCCTTTCTGAAATCTGAAGTGCATTGCCTTCACATCTGTTGGGCCACACACTCCTCAAAGTggtgacatttttctgtatCAGACAGTAAGACGGTTGTAGTCAGCTGAGGACGATGTTTTACTGCCTTTTCTTTCGGCTCTTACACTCTCTACCTCCATATTCTAAATGTCAAAGCTTTTATGGCAAGTCCTGGGGCAATTACTACAATTACCCCTCATAATATCAGTGACGTATACTACtgtgtaatattttgttttcaccaTGAATTCCGTTGTTCTTGACTCAGTTGCTCCTTCAAGACCAACATTTAATTAGCAGGTCTGAGGGCAAAACATGGATATTTTTAACATTATATTACACTTCTAAATAATACAGACCTATCTATGGTATCTGCATAGTGTTTTTGTATGTGCACTTTTAATCTTGCTTAAATCATTCTCTGGATCTGAAAAGCTCTAAGTAAATATCAATAACAATTAATCGTTTTTTAATCATTTGGGTAACTTCTCGGCTTAtttcatatgtttgtttgtgtgtctcatgaGTCTGGTACTGCATCCTGTCGCCACTGAGAAGACTGAACCCCCTCACCCCTTCAAGTCGATGGCTTTCCCTTCTCACAGCCACTACAGTCACTTGCAACACGCGCGCTAAGGAGGAAAAGGTCGAGATGTCTCTGCGCCTACGCTGCAATGTTCCGACTCCTAGAAAATGTGCGGAAACGTTAATTGAACCCTGAAGTCTCGGGACACAAAGCAAGCATCGGGAAATTCTCACTTAAATGGATTCCAACAGCTCTGAAATGGCAACGCGTGAGGACGGAGAGGTGTACGAACATTTCGCGCTCATCAGAGCTGGGATTTTGGGTTTGGTTCTTGTGCTCGCAACGTGTGGTAATCTTTTCTTCTTAGGCACTCTTTGGAAGAAGCGCAAAAGACACACGAGGACCCAGCTGTTCCTCCTGCACCTGTGCCTGGCAGATCTGGTGGTCGCCTTTTTCCAAGTCCTACCGCAGTTTCTTATTGAAATTACGCACAGGTTCCGAGGCACAGACTTCCTGTGCCGGTGCGTAAAGTACTTGCAGGTGGTTGGGATGTTTGCCTCCACGTACATGATCGTGGCTATGACCATAGACCGGTACCATGCAGTATGTAAGCCCATGGTTTCCTTCTTAAAGGGCTCATTTAGGAGATATTTCTCCATATGCGCAGCGTGGATGATCTCTCTCGCCttcagctcccctcagctcttcatcttctctctccgggaggtggaggagaaccAGTACGACTGCTGGGCCACGTTTATTGAACCGTGGGGGAGCCGGATCTACATCAGCTGGATCACTCTGTCAGTGTACGCCCTGCCAGCCGTTATTTTGCTCTATTGCCAAATAAGAATATGCACGACAATCTACTTCAACATGAAGAGAAAGGCGCTGCAGGCAGGGCGCGCAGGCATGAAGGGGGTGTCCAACGCGATGCTGAAGactgtgaaaatgacatttgttaTAATAATGACATACACAGTGTGTTGGAGCCCATTCTTTGTTGTCCAGTTATGGTCTGCATGGAGCCCAAGCAGTGCACCTACTCAAGGTTTGCTTTATATGTAATGGCACTGTGGTGTAGGCCGACGTGTTAtacattaataatgaataatatatttgtctctctctctcacaggtCCAGTGTTTGCCATCATCATGCTGCTGGCCAGCCTCAACAGCTGTACCAACCCTTGGATATATCTCTATtatagctaaaaaaaaaaaaatatatatatatatatatatataaaaaaagaaagaatatcaAGGGAGATATGCCACTTAGACACAAACCAGGGCCTGATGAAATCCAGATGGGTCATCTGGATGAGGATATGTGACACCCAGAACACAAAAGAAGTGGAATCTGGATCCtgtgtttaaatatatatagttGTTGTGTACGGATGCTCTTTTGTGAGGACTAAGTGTATAAACTAATTTGTAAAAATTACTAAAAAGGACTGAAATTGTATTTCTGTATatgaatattacattaaatTTCTGTAGGCATCTTACAGTATTTTGTGAGTTAATTGCCACctatgtttaaataaaacatccaTCATGCatatgaggaaaaacacatgttttatatgttttaggAGAATACTTTGCAGCTGAGCAACGAGCTAAGACATAAATAGTGCTTAATGCATGTTAAAATGTGCCAGCATAAGTATCTTGAGGCATAACAATACATGCACAGAGCGCAATACTGTCTTTCATTCAGGGCTGGAGGAAATAAGGTGAAAGccttttcaaaacaaacccTTATCAAAAAAACAGTCAAGACACAAACCACGTCAttgcacacactgtacagagacacagaatACCAAGCTATACATCATCCAGACAtatttgacttctttttaattCTGCTTGTATTACTTTGCCTTTTTGTATGCTTACAAATAAAATACTGCTCCTGGTGTTCAATCtaacaaataaatgataattttCATTCACAACACTGATGTCACCCTCTTCAATTCACGCGCAATAGACAGGGGCACTTGAATTTGTTTCTGTAGATGTAAAGcacctgtactgtgtgtgtactgtctGTCATGTATTGATGCTACTTTTCTCtattattgacattttattccttattcccttttttattgtttattactTGTTCATTCACAGTTCCCTGGCTGTGAATGActtgttaatgtgttaatatcACACAATTCCAAACAAAGATCAGTATTATTATTCCACTGTACTTTAAAATCAAGACCTGCGCTCATCTCTAGAAGAAATTGGTCCATGCCAAGAGATCTGGCAGTGTATTAGTCCCCTAATGCACTGCAATGACGTTTTGTTTTCCCGCTGAGATGCGGAGCTACAGGattaaaacaatttaattacTATCCATTCCATAGAATCCATGCTCTTAATCTTTGCTGGTGAAGCAGAGCCATGTGTTACTCGTGTCCAGGGAAATGTGTCATCTTGTCACCTTGTCACCTTGTCACCTTGTCACGTAATGCAACAACCTGGAGTCATTTGAAATTGCACTTCACAAATCCTTTCATATGTGCAATCATTTTCTAATTAATTAAAGTTCAGCCTCTCcactggctctctctctctcatacacacacatggcaaTATACATACATCATGAATGTATACTGCCTTTGTAGCCTAATTAAAGTGTTGATGTAATGCAGTGCTGTAATTCTGTGCTcaattaaaagcacaaaaagctgattttttgtCATGCTAGTTTGAATGTATACAGCAGTTTATCTTGTTGTTCCTCACAGATGTGGGGTTAAAAATACAATGTTTTAACATGATTACAATCCACTCTACACTGTTGCACAGATTCTGTGACCAGGCCTGCTACAGTGCAGAGACAGCCCATGGCGCGTTTCATCCTGGAAAGCTGCTCCAAATAGGATTATGTATCTCACCTGGCCAAAATACTATGATGACTAATTCAGGGCCCAAGGGTGGAAAAGTGGGAGATAAATCCTCCAGTTTAAAACAATCACTGGGGacacagtggacacaaacacagctcccTGAGAAGCACATGCTTTaggaaacacatttacagtacacttTATTCTCCTTCACAGTAAATCCATTGCTGATTTTTATGTAAAGCAGAATATTTTGGACTTGCGGGAGATGGCACAGAATGACAGGGTGGTACTGGCAATCATgcacagcacagaaacaaaataattacatGGACACGATTGCTAGTGATTCAAGGACATGTctgtatatttataataattgATCTGATGTATTAACACGGCAAGCAGAAGCTGCTTCAGTCCAATAAACACAAGAGCTTAAGAGGAAATAATAAGCGTGTCATGTCAAAGTGCCCTGCTGCACTTCAGAACCTTTCTTAGTCACTATGAATCACAAAAAGTACTTTAAATGCtattcaaacataaaaacataaaacatgaaaaccaaatgaatgaaatcacAAATACTGACACCAATGAAACACGATGAAATCATACAATGGACCAAAAAACTGTAACAAAGGCAATTGTAAAATACAGACCAGATGGTACTGAGCACTTCTGAGATCATGACTCATGTAAAAACTGTAGACACCTAATAGAATAAATCAGTGGCGCATAGCAAAGAGCCGCTGAAAATCATTGCTTCAATTTAGCTTGGAAACACTTCCTGTAAAGACGGTCATACGGTGCCCCCATGTGGACAAAACCAGATATTAAGATAAGTACTAATAGACTTTTATAAGACACAATTTGAGATGCTGTGCTTTATGTATGGGAGCATGTGCAACATATCAGCAAATGCAACTCAgtggtaaaaatgaaaataaataaataacaaaaataaaaagtccatAGCTTGTCCTTGCTTGCAGAATCAGAGCAACACAGATGATATATAATCTTCTAAaactttctgcttctctttaaaaacagcaccATCTCTCTTCAGGAGGCCGATCTCGGTCTCAAGAGCCTGGATTTTGGCCACGGTGTTCTCCTCCCTGCGGTCCAGTTCTGAGATCTTTGCATGCAAAGTCAATATCTTATTCCAAAGCTGATCTTTGTCCGTGTCCGGTCTGCAGTACGAGTGCTCGTAAACCAAAATGTGCTCTCCCTCGTCGGGTCCCCTCTCCTCCAAATAGCAGCCTGTGGGTTCGTCCTTGACCATTTCCACAGGGACAAAGGTAAAAGCCCGACCCAGTGCTTGGAGGGCAGTTGCTTCCACGTTTGCCTCTCCATCTGAGAAAGGGCCCAACGACTGACAGCACAACAAGGTCACGGTGGACTCAGTCAGCTCTTCAGAACGGGGCTCATTGCATGGGGACGGCACGAGGCAGGACGCTGTTGGCATCTCACAAGCAGCAGTCTGTATCTCTGAGAGATTTGAGTGACAGGGGACACCAGTGTCTGACACCAGAGGAGGTTCAAATGTAATCTCCCTGTGTTCTGAAacaattttgtttgttgtgattgACTGGACCTTTTTGCATGTTCTGCTCAAAATGAGAGGCCTCTTACTGAGAGGACAGTCAAATCCTGTGGGATCAATGTCAATGTCTAAAGTCCTGGGTTTGGCCTTGGGGCTTCTTTTAATGGCAGTAACTTTTTTCTCACCGtcctgaaataaaagaaaattagTCTTCATTAAATGGGATTATGCAAAGTGGAACTGTGATGGACAAgataaaatcattattatttcaaaataataaattccCTGCAGAGGCAATTCAGACACGTGCTGGTCAATCACAAgcaatgcaaaataataaacagactTGATGCACACCAAAAACTCTCAATGAACCTAAAACTTCTTGATATTTTCGGAGAGTGTGCTCTTCCACTTGTTCCCTTTTGCAGAAAATACCAATAAGTTTGTCCAGAGCTAAGTTTGGAATGTGCGGCAAGCCCTTCTTTCATGTTggaactgtgatggatgttgagacaggaaaacaagacagataCATACATCCTCAGTGGAAGGGAAAACAGTCGGGATGGCTGTGTTCTTCAGGTAGCGGATGCCCCATCGAATGTCGAAGCAGTCCTCTGTGAAATGCTCGCTGCACAGGTACTGGTGTCGACTTGGGGTCCACTCCTCCCGCTTCATGTTGTCCACCCATTTCTGAAGCCGAGACTTGTCTTGCAAGGGAAACCTttgagggaagagagggaaacgTAAGGTAAAGGGCTGGTTTGAAACTATTCAAGGTTTCAGTAGTGGACTATCAGTGTGACTTGAATGtttcattattactattatttcaCACTTTAACACAGTCTCCCCTTATACCATTACAAGCAGGTAACCACGACATACACAATACACTACTAACATGACAGTATTGTTAACTTCTCACTGTAGCCAATATTATCCATGACTAAAGGGGCTAAAGATAACAGAAAAGAGGCACTTTTCTAAACTAAACAGACATTTGGACTcagagacacagcagaaagaaaacagaaaacatacgGGTAGAAGCTAATTCTCTTGTTGTCTTGTCTAGATGCAGTTCCCCCGCGGTTTCTGCAAACTTTCACAGCACAGTACCGTGGCATATCTGCACTGAAACTACATGAAACGCGTTACATAGGCAGGTTTGTGGCTAAAATTAtttgaaaacacagagcagctcgTAAACGGTCACTTCCGGGTTGTATTCCACATAGCGGAGATGACGTTTACTCCGTTTAATAATCAAGATAGTCAACGTACCCTTCGGTTGCACAACTATATGGGGGGAAATTAAATGACACAAGATTACGTACATGTCTCCTTTAACCATTCATCATGTATTTTATGCACAAACCATTCAAAACAGTACACATATAAactaaataatataatttactgGGCTGAAAACATGTTTCGGCCTCATACCTGTATCGATGATGCCAAAATAACAGAGCAAAGCGAAGACGGAAGTATACGCAGTTCACCCTCTTCCTTCGCTTGTATCCTTTTCGGACTATCCCCGTTCTCCACGTGCGCACTGTTTACACCAATCATAGCCGCCTGAGTCACTGTTTTAAGAAATGGACCAATGGAGTTGCGAGTCGTGGTGTTATAGCGCAGGAATGCAGCTCGTCAACAATTGTTAGCTTTCGTTTCGCATCAGCTGGAGCTGTCGGCGGCTGAAAGAAGAATCCTCAGGCTGTTCGTCGCCCCGTCTCCAGG
Coding sequences:
- the LOC139305084 gene encoding calcium-independent phospholipase A2-gamma-like, giving the protein MSRIRTTLDSVTKAVGSTDLIAKFSRLKPGSAAVDSTHAEKVLVKAETINSNNTATASPHETTMKEVEEEGERNTAEEELDKQRQQLAEKPFVATKKSTSNFASAANVSAPGSSSTVAKQTMQLFHPAALSTNMDETYKTLALHINSYFGTSTQEEGDRPPQQHRGGDDPVSEPILSTVPRTTGDHIPILSPVAEAKRIEAPTTSPPPPPPSPSENINPPVGTPSSDIPAAESAPQSIPAPATSPKKGFTHYLSYPRPSVQAFVGSYIAPLVPKFRGDSKSVAAEKEKFSAVAVEVPTVDKAAEKTESEEEKADKVKQQLLSQREKIIARVSVDNRTRALVKGLQRVTDVKLLTSRVEELSCHLLEFPETRGVAIKESVLPGLLRLRQARDLPLQAAVREALALVGYTEPVKGRGIRVLAIDGGGTRGLLALQTLHKLQNLTGKRVHQLFDYICGVSTGAILAFMLGIFQIPLEECEEMYRKLGADVFKQNVIVGTVKMGWSHAFYDSEIWENILKERMGEGHMIESARDPHSPKVSAVSAIVNRGLPLKAYVFRNYRLMPGVRSHYLGDCKHKMWQAIRASSAAPGYFQEFVLGKDLHQDGGLLINNPTALAIHECKCLWPNTPLQCVLSLGTGRYETAGKNNTTYTSLKTKLTNVISSATDTEEVHTMLDALLPPDTYFRFNPYMSEDIPLNESRVEKLNFLKSEGERYLERNEAKLRKAASVLGQEKSTIQRLAEWAKLKGDMYEGLPFISKL
- the avpr2l gene encoding arginine vasopressin receptor 2, like, with protein sequence MDSNSSEMATREDGEVYEHFALIRAGILGLVLVLATCGNLFFLGTLWKKRKRHTRTQLFLLHLCLADLVVAFFQVLPQFLIEITHRFRGTDFLCRCVKYLQVVGMFASTYMIVAMTIDRYHAVCKPMVSFLKGSFRRYFSICAAWMISLAFSSPQLFIFSLREVEENQYDCWATFIEPWGSRIYISWITLSVYALPAVILLYCQIRICTTIYFNMKRKALQAGRAGMKGVSNAMLKTVKMTFVIIMTYTVCWSPFFVVQLWSAWSPSSAPTQGPVFAIIMLLASLNSCTNPWIYLYYS
- the LOC139305361 gene encoding THAP domain-containing protein 5-like; the protein is MPRYCAVKVCRNRGGTASRQDNKRISFYPFPLQDKSRLQKWVDNMKREEWTPSRHQYLCSEHFTEDCFDIRWGIRYLKNTAIPTVFPSTEDDGEKKVTAIKRSPKAKPRTLDIDIDPTGFDCPLSKRPLILSRTCKKVQSITTNKIVSEHREITFEPPLVSDTGVPCHSNLSEIQTAACEMPTASCLVPSPCNEPRSEELTESTVTLLCCQSLGPFSDGEANVEATALQALGRAFTFVPVEMVKDEPTGCYLEERGPDEGEHILVYEHSYCRPDTDKDQLWNKILTLHAKISELDRREENTVAKIQALETEIGLLKRDGAVFKEKQKVLEDYISSVLL